The following coding sequences lie in one Saccopteryx bilineata isolate mSacBil1 chromosome 5, mSacBil1_pri_phased_curated, whole genome shotgun sequence genomic window:
- the KCNE4 gene encoding potassium voltage-gated channel subfamily E member 4 produces the protein MLKMELLNSTHPGTVVPSSPLESHVPSGGSGSGNEYFYILVVMSFYGIFLIGIMLGYMKSKRREKKSNLLLLYKDEERLWGEAMKPLPVVSGLRSVQVPMVLSVLQESVAPALSCTLCSMEGDSVSSESSSPDVHLAIQEERADDELGETSETPLNESSEGSSENIHQNS, from the coding sequence ATGCTGAAGATGGAGCTCCTGAACAGCACGCACCCCGGCACCGTGGTCCCCAGCAGCCCCCTGGAGTCCCACGTCCCCagcggcggcagcggcagcgggAACGAATACTTCTACATTCTGGTGGTCATGTCCTTCTACGGCATTTTCTTGATTGGAATCATGCTGGGCTACATGAAATCCAAGAGGCGCGAGAAGAAGTCCAACCTCCTGCTGCTGTACAAGGATGAGGAGCGGCTGTGGGGGGAGGCCATGAAGCCCCTGCCCGTGGTGTCGGGCCTGCGGTCGGTGCAGGTGCCCATGGTGCTGAGCGTGCTGCAGGAGAGCGTGGCGCCCGCCCTGTCCTGCACCCTCTGCTCCATGGAAGGGGACAGCGTGAGCTCCGAGTCCTCCTCGCCCGACGTGCACCTCGCCATCCAGGAGGAGAGGGCGGACGACGAGCTGGGGGAGACGTCGGAGACGCCCCTGAACGAAAGCAGCGAGGGGTCCTCGGAGAACATCCATCAGAATTCCTAG